One genomic segment of Ricinus communis isolate WT05 ecotype wild-type chromosome 5, ASM1957865v1, whole genome shotgun sequence includes these proteins:
- the LOC8277465 gene encoding AP2/ERF and B3 domain-containing transcription factor At1g51120, with protein MASPNSKMIVSLNQQNESYSSCVRGSSSKFRGVILLRSGKWGARIAYKYKAYWLGTYDIEEEAAIAYDRAAIKLQRSDAPLNFPMPIYTVQETKFQGQYSNEEILDMIKDKTYLSKYANYLANQSLVREFAYEQGITYRMLFRKELTQTDVTHIKGFHIPKDHAIEYFPPLVGANSGIGHENGNNNKSIDLIFYDKHCRPWTFRYSYWKSTQTYVFTKGWRHFLKMNDLRTKDSVFFYKCEYQGKTGGRVFYMIDVLRTSIQSYAVGRNLEKEIGQMKRVENEEDVDEVMEEEETSNGVKLFGVHISNGKPDHKRKRAHEYQHQL; from the coding sequence ATGGCTAGTCCGAACTCAAAGATGATCGTCAGCTTGAATCAGCAGAATGAGAGTTATAGCAGCTGCGTTAGGGGGTCATCATCAAAATTCAGAGGAGTAATTTTGCTCAGAAGTGGCAAATGGGGCGCGCGGATCGCCTATAAGTACAAGGCTTATTGGCTAGGAACGTATGACATAGAAGAAGAGGCAGCAATCGCTTATGATAGAGCAGCCATTAAACTACAAAGAAGTGATGCTCCTCTTAACTTCCCCATGCCAATTTACACAGTCCAAGAAACCAAATTCCAAGGTCAGTACTCGAATGAAGAGATCCTTGATATGATCAAGGACAAAACTTACTTGTCTAAATATGCAAATTACCTTGCAAATCAATCTTTGGTAAGAGAATTTGCATATGAACAGGGTATAACATATCGAATGCTTTTCCGAAAGGAATTAACACAAACTGATGTTACTCACATCAAAGGCTTTCACATACCTAAAGATCACGCAATAGAGTACTTTCCACCACTTGTTGGTGCAAACTCAGGAATCGGTCATGAAAATGGGAACAATAATAAGTCCATTGACTTAATCTTTTACGACAAACATTGTCGTCCGTGGACTTTTCGATATTCATATTGGAAGAGTACACAAACATATGTGTTTACAAAAGGGTGGAGACATTTTCTAAAGATGAATGACTTGAGAACTAAAGATTCtgtatttttctataaatgtGAGTATCAGGGGAAGACGGGTGGAAGAGTGTTTTACATGATAGATGTGCTGCGAACTAGTATCCAAAGTTATGCTGTTGGTCGGAATTTAGAGAAGGAAATAGGTCAGATGAAAAGAGTAGAGAATGAAGAAGATGTTGATGAAGTTATGGAAGAAGAGGAGACAAGCAATGGAGTTAAGCTTTTTGGTGTTCATATCAGTAATGGAAAACCAGACCATAAGCGAAAAAGAGCTCATGAATATCAACATCAGCTTTAA